In Actinoplanes sp. NBC_00393, a single genomic region encodes these proteins:
- a CDS encoding LuxR C-terminal-related transcriptional regulator: protein MGSGRPAVPQPHLPRPRLHAALDLGAQRAVTLLRAGPGWGKTALVAAWAAQRPEPDRIAWLTVRHRHTGVAELSGGLAAALRAAGLALPAAGSLLPRLDPLLPQLWSVFDQSREPVVLVLDDLHVLDGTPAMDALAAVVTDPPPGLRLVLLTRTEPELQLDHPAAVGRVTRLGVDDLRFDAGEAAALADLYGGADPAAGEGWPLGLRLDAENSGPDAVDDYLWREVVAVQPASIRRFLLRTSIVDAMTPALADRLSGTVDSRRILDGLERGLGFVTGREEDQRWFRAHGQLRGMLRRRLELETPEDVGRLHAAAARWYAHEQMVPEALWHAAEAADWEYLGELVATLAVTRIVSTQRRLVVDAVQRIPPELFATTAELSLCAALLMLVTGDYLAIPELIGRARTMLAGRSPEQRLPVDMALDCLEAPTVIRIRGQMPALVTATTAVLARLRAADSTQIPLLLQFRAIAVANKGVGLLWTDRPGQAERYLWSGLRASRATGLELVELNAQGHLALLAFFRGALGEAEEHALAACGLADRLGLVTTAQAAAAHLALALVELERDRIPEAQAVLRSALHVDANPPEAALAVVGSAVLVHLLLAADDPAAARLYLRQVRQDGVDSLDAPFLRRWLDLVESEIDLALGAPAKVAARYRSRRAPNPAEQAVFGRALAELGHLAAGEQLLTRAAAGPDRIAAVQALISLGLLAETRGEKDDAIDRAAALAEADGIRRPFRRLHPRRPEAASEHRPQSPAKVLADPLSERESEVLRFLPSVLTAQEIAGNLGVSVNTVKAHMRAIYRKLGAARRREAVDNAHRLGLL from the coding sequence GCACGCCGCGCTCGACCTGGGTGCGCAACGGGCGGTCACCCTGCTCAGGGCCGGTCCCGGCTGGGGGAAGACGGCGCTCGTGGCGGCCTGGGCGGCGCAGCGCCCCGAGCCGGACCGGATCGCCTGGCTCACCGTCCGGCACCGGCACACCGGGGTCGCGGAGCTCTCCGGCGGTCTCGCCGCAGCCCTGCGGGCCGCCGGACTCGCGCTGCCCGCGGCCGGTTCGCTACTTCCCCGGCTCGATCCTCTACTTCCCCAGCTATGGTCCGTTTTCGATCAGTCCCGCGAACCCGTGGTGCTGGTCCTCGACGACCTGCACGTCCTGGACGGCACACCGGCGATGGACGCCCTGGCCGCCGTCGTGACCGATCCTCCGCCCGGCCTGCGGCTGGTGCTGCTCACCCGTACCGAGCCTGAGCTGCAGCTGGACCACCCGGCTGCCGTCGGCCGCGTGACCAGGCTGGGCGTGGATGATCTGCGGTTCGACGCCGGCGAAGCCGCGGCCCTGGCCGACCTTTACGGTGGCGCCGACCCGGCCGCTGGCGAGGGCTGGCCGCTGGGGCTGCGGCTGGACGCCGAGAACTCCGGGCCGGACGCCGTCGACGACTACCTGTGGCGTGAGGTCGTCGCCGTCCAGCCCGCCTCGATACGCCGTTTCCTGCTGCGCACCAGCATCGTGGACGCGATGACCCCGGCTCTCGCCGACCGGCTCTCCGGCACGGTGGACAGCCGGCGGATCCTCGACGGGCTGGAGCGCGGCCTCGGGTTCGTGACCGGCCGCGAGGAGGATCAGCGGTGGTTCCGTGCGCACGGCCAGCTGCGCGGGATGCTGCGGCGGCGCCTGGAGCTGGAGACGCCGGAGGACGTCGGCCGGCTGCACGCGGCCGCCGCCCGCTGGTACGCCCACGAGCAGATGGTCCCCGAAGCGCTCTGGCACGCCGCCGAGGCCGCCGACTGGGAGTACCTGGGCGAGCTGGTCGCCACCCTGGCGGTGACCCGGATCGTCTCCACCCAGCGTCGGCTCGTGGTCGACGCCGTGCAGCGCATCCCGCCGGAGCTGTTCGCCACCACCGCCGAGCTGTCCCTCTGCGCCGCGCTGCTGATGCTGGTCACCGGTGACTACCTGGCGATACCCGAGCTGATCGGTCGGGCCCGGACAATGCTCGCCGGCCGGTCACCGGAGCAGCGGCTGCCCGTCGACATGGCCCTGGACTGCCTGGAGGCGCCCACCGTCATCCGGATCCGCGGTCAGATGCCGGCCCTGGTCACGGCCACCACGGCGGTGCTGGCGCGGCTGCGCGCAGCCGACAGCACGCAGATCCCGCTGCTGCTCCAGTTCCGGGCCATCGCGGTCGCCAACAAGGGCGTCGGCCTGCTCTGGACCGACCGCCCCGGTCAGGCCGAACGCTATCTGTGGTCCGGTCTGCGGGCGTCCCGCGCGACCGGCCTGGAGCTGGTCGAGCTCAACGCGCAGGGGCATCTCGCCCTGCTGGCGTTCTTCCGCGGAGCGCTCGGCGAAGCCGAGGAACACGCGCTCGCGGCGTGCGGTCTCGCCGACCGGCTGGGGCTGGTCACCACGGCGCAGGCCGCGGCCGCGCATCTGGCGCTCGCCCTGGTCGAGCTGGAACGGGACCGGATCCCCGAGGCGCAGGCCGTGCTCCGCAGCGCGCTGCACGTCGACGCCAATCCGCCGGAGGCCGCGCTCGCCGTGGTCGGGTCGGCGGTGCTGGTCCACCTGCTGCTGGCCGCCGACGATCCGGCCGCGGCCCGGCTCTACCTGCGACAGGTCCGGCAGGACGGCGTCGACTCGCTGGACGCCCCGTTCCTGCGGCGGTGGCTGGATCTGGTGGAGAGCGAGATCGATCTGGCGCTCGGCGCCCCGGCCAAGGTGGCGGCCCGCTACCGGTCCCGGCGGGCGCCGAACCCCGCCGAGCAGGCCGTGTTCGGCCGGGCACTGGCCGAACTCGGCCACCTCGCCGCCGGCGAGCAGCTGCTGACCCGGGCCGCCGCCGGACCGGACCGGATCGCGGCGGTGCAGGCGCTGATCAGCCTCGGTCTGCTCGCCGAGACCCGCGGGGAGAAGGACGACGCGATCGACCGGGCCGCCGCGCTGGCCGAGGCGGACGGGATCCGCCGGCCGTTCCGCCGGCTGCACCCGCGCCGGCCCGAAGCAGCGTCGGAACACCGCCCGCAGAGCCCGGCCAAGGTGCTCGCCGATCCGCTCAGCGAGCGGGAGAGCGAGGTCCTCCGGTTCCTGCCGAGCGTGCTCACCGCGCAGGAGATCGCCGGCAACCTGGGCGTCTCGGTGAACACGGTGAAGGCCCACATGCGGGCCATCTACCGCAAGCTCGGAGCGGCCCGGCGCCGGGAGGCGGTGGACAACGCCCACCGCCTCGGGCTTCTCTAG
- a CDS encoding siderophore-interacting protein has protein sequence MSSRSLRSTVTFPIVLRELTVLRVTDVNAGTRRITVGGPQLGAFHRDGLDLPALRSEGFDDHVKLFFAAPGADRPVLPRQGVASLDWSVEARPIAKDYTPHRVTPTEMDLDFVRHGSGPAATWAENARPGDPLWIAGPKMSLSHPAGADFILAAGDETALPAIRRWLWEMPAGTKARVFIEIADDGRRQELATAADAEITWLVAGTRSLAEAVSTMPWPDGTVFAWVAGEAGAIKPLRRYLRVERGLPPEQVEITGYWKQTAPVTAADEEDDAHERLHELTELAPALVLRAAVTLGLIELVNLGADTADLLARETGADPDTLRLLLSYLAGLDVLTVDGDGRYTLGELGDELLEDADWYHLDGAEAALDLSLLGLVQTARTGRPATPLRATFESDSGLGGAARAGIEDAARWVVPTLIGGHDWSGVRAVAAAGHGAGVTVNGLAKAYPDIELSVAAPPSALGVLRDQILDAGVAARAELVPTSGAIPVREGATHLLVRALEWLPDDDARHVLTEFAAALPAGAEVVLVEECRPAGDTDLEELEYDLKMRCAFGSGRRTPERIAELLTAAGLHIVRTVDIGWSHHLWQLTAGASS, from the coding sequence GTGTCCAGCCGAAGCCTGCGTTCCACCGTGACGTTCCCGATCGTGCTGCGGGAGTTGACCGTTCTCCGGGTGACCGACGTCAACGCCGGCACCCGCCGGATCACTGTCGGGGGCCCGCAGCTCGGGGCGTTCCACCGGGACGGGCTGGACCTGCCGGCGCTGCGTTCGGAAGGCTTCGACGACCACGTCAAACTCTTCTTCGCCGCGCCGGGCGCCGACCGGCCGGTCCTGCCGCGCCAGGGAGTGGCCAGTCTGGACTGGTCGGTCGAGGCCCGGCCGATCGCCAAGGACTACACGCCGCACCGGGTCACGCCCACCGAGATGGACCTCGACTTCGTCCGGCACGGCAGCGGACCGGCCGCGACCTGGGCGGAGAACGCCCGGCCCGGTGACCCGCTGTGGATCGCCGGCCCGAAGATGTCGCTGAGCCACCCGGCCGGCGCCGACTTCATCCTCGCGGCCGGCGACGAGACCGCGCTCCCGGCGATCCGCCGCTGGCTGTGGGAGATGCCGGCCGGCACCAAGGCCCGGGTCTTCATCGAGATCGCCGACGACGGCCGCCGCCAGGAGCTGGCCACCGCGGCGGACGCCGAGATCACCTGGCTGGTCGCGGGCACCCGGTCGCTGGCCGAGGCGGTCAGCACGATGCCCTGGCCGGACGGGACGGTCTTCGCCTGGGTGGCCGGTGAGGCGGGGGCGATCAAGCCGCTGCGCCGCTACCTGCGGGTGGAACGCGGGTTGCCGCCGGAACAGGTGGAGATCACCGGGTACTGGAAGCAGACCGCTCCGGTCACCGCCGCGGACGAGGAGGACGACGCCCACGAGCGTCTCCACGAACTGACCGAGCTCGCCCCGGCCCTGGTGCTGCGCGCGGCGGTCACGCTCGGCCTGATCGAACTGGTCAACCTCGGCGCGGACACCGCCGACCTGCTGGCCCGGGAGACCGGCGCCGATCCGGACACCCTGCGCCTGCTGCTCAGCTACCTGGCCGGGCTCGACGTGCTCACCGTCGACGGGGACGGGCGCTACACGCTCGGCGAACTCGGTGACGAACTCCTCGAGGACGCCGACTGGTACCACCTGGACGGCGCCGAAGCCGCCCTCGACCTGTCACTGCTCGGCCTGGTGCAGACAGCCCGCACCGGACGGCCGGCCACACCGCTGCGGGCCACGTTCGAGAGCGACAGCGGGCTCGGCGGTGCGGCGCGGGCCGGCATCGAGGACGCGGCCCGGTGGGTGGTGCCGACACTGATCGGTGGGCACGACTGGTCGGGCGTACGCGCGGTCGCGGCCGCCGGGCACGGTGCGGGAGTCACGGTGAACGGGCTCGCGAAGGCGTACCCGGACATCGAACTCAGCGTGGCGGCGCCGCCGTCGGCGCTGGGCGTGCTCCGCGACCAGATCCTCGACGCCGGTGTGGCCGCCCGCGCCGAACTGGTGCCCACCTCCGGAGCGATCCCGGTCCGGGAAGGCGCCACCCACCTGCTGGTGCGCGCGCTGGAATGGCTGCCCGACGACGACGCCCGGCACGTGCTGACCGAGTTTGCCGCGGCCCTGCCGGCCGGCGCCGAAGTCGTGCTGGTCGAGGAGTGCCGGCCGGCCGGCGACACCGACCTCGAAGAACTCGAGTACGACCTCAAGATGCGCTGCGCCTTCGGCAGCGGGCGGCGCACCCCCGAACGCATCGCCGAACTGCTCACCGCCGCCGGCCTGCACATCGTCCGGACCGTCGACATCGGCTGGTCACATCACCTCTGGCAGCTCACCGCCGGCGCTTCTTCTTGA
- a CDS encoding ABC transporter ATP-binding protein — MRLPTASPRETWAATRAEFARLPGLSAAAVALLVGAAATGLVAPWVLGRLVDDVIDGTGTTRVLGWVAVIAAAAVIGGLLTAAGAAVAARLGETVLARLRERVVDRALHLPSATLEKTGTGDLVARTGDDVAVVAGAITGGGPLLVGALLSVVLTAAGLFALDWRLGLAGLAAAPGYALALRWYLPRSVPYYARERIASGERAQALAGALQGAATVRAYRIEETHVAHVAERSVTTRDLALDVFRIYTRFTSRVNRAELIGLSAVLVVGFLLVRDQLATVGAATSAALYFHRLFNPIGMLLFEADTVLQAGASLARLVGVANLPDRPRVEGADPIGPGTLEVVVRKHRYDDGPVVLADVVLRLEPGARVALVGASGAGKTTLAAIAAGIVNPTDGEVRLDGVLLGALGEERTRRRIALISQEVHVFAGTLADDLRLARPGASDDELLAALGLVGATGWFIALPDGLETHVGEGGHRLTAAQAQQLALARLVLAGPEVAVLDEATAEAGSAGARDLERAAGAATAGRTTLIVAHRLTQAATADRVLVLDHGRVVEEGSPEELMRAGGRYAELWAAWSP; from the coding sequence ATGCGGCTGCCCACCGCGAGCCCACGGGAGACGTGGGCCGCCACGCGCGCCGAGTTCGCCCGGCTGCCCGGGCTCAGCGCCGCCGCGGTCGCCCTGCTGGTCGGTGCCGCGGCGACCGGGCTGGTCGCGCCGTGGGTGCTCGGCCGCCTGGTGGACGACGTGATCGACGGCACCGGCACCACCCGGGTGCTGGGCTGGGTCGCGGTGATCGCCGCGGCGGCGGTGATCGGTGGCCTGCTGACCGCGGCGGGTGCGGCGGTCGCGGCCCGGCTCGGCGAGACCGTGCTGGCCCGGCTGCGCGAGCGGGTCGTCGACCGGGCGCTGCACCTGCCGTCGGCCACCCTGGAGAAGACCGGGACCGGGGACCTGGTGGCGCGTACCGGGGACGACGTCGCGGTGGTGGCCGGTGCGATCACCGGCGGCGGGCCGCTGCTGGTCGGGGCCCTGTTGTCGGTGGTCCTCACGGCTGCCGGGCTGTTCGCCCTGGACTGGCGGCTCGGGCTCGCCGGTCTGGCGGCCGCACCGGGGTACGCGCTGGCTCTGCGCTGGTATCTGCCGCGGTCGGTGCCGTACTACGCGCGGGAGCGGATCGCTTCCGGGGAACGGGCGCAGGCGCTGGCCGGTGCGTTGCAGGGGGCGGCGACGGTTCGGGCGTACCGGATCGAGGAAACGCACGTGGCCCATGTCGCCGAACGCTCGGTGACCACCCGCGACCTGGCGCTGGACGTGTTCCGGATCTACACCCGGTTCACCTCGCGGGTGAACCGGGCCGAGCTGATCGGGCTCTCGGCCGTGCTGGTCGTCGGGTTCCTGCTGGTCCGCGACCAGCTGGCCACGGTCGGCGCGGCCACCTCGGCGGCGCTCTACTTCCACCGGCTGTTCAACCCGATCGGCATGCTGCTGTTCGAGGCGGACACCGTGCTGCAGGCCGGGGCCAGCCTGGCCCGGCTGGTCGGGGTGGCCAACCTGCCGGATCGGCCGCGGGTCGAGGGAGCGGACCCGATCGGGCCCGGGACGCTCGAGGTGGTGGTCCGCAAGCACCGGTACGACGACGGGCCGGTGGTGCTCGCCGACGTCGTCCTGCGCCTGGAGCCGGGGGCACGGGTCGCCCTGGTCGGGGCCAGCGGGGCGGGCAAGACCACCCTCGCCGCCATCGCCGCCGGCATCGTGAACCCGACCGACGGCGAGGTACGCCTGGACGGCGTACTCCTCGGTGCGCTCGGCGAGGAACGGACCCGGCGGCGGATCGCGCTGATCAGCCAGGAGGTGCACGTCTTCGCCGGCACGCTCGCCGACGACCTGCGGCTGGCCCGGCCCGGCGCGAGTGACGACGAGCTGCTGGCCGCGCTCGGCCTGGTCGGCGCCACCGGCTGGTTCATTGCCCTGCCGGACGGTCTGGAGACGCACGTCGGCGAAGGCGGTCACCGCCTCACCGCGGCGCAGGCCCAGCAGCTCGCCCTGGCCCGGCTGGTGCTGGCCGGCCCGGAGGTCGCCGTCCTGGACGAGGCCACCGCGGAGGCGGGCAGTGCGGGCGCCCGGGACCTGGAAAGGGCGGCTGGTGCGGCCACCGCGGGCCGGACCACACTGATCGTGGCGCACCGCCTCACCCAGGCGGCCACCGCGGACCGGGTGCTGGTGCTCGACCACGGCCGGGTCGTCGAGGAGGGCTCGCCGGAGGAGCTGATGCGGGCCGGCGGCCGGTACGCCGAGCTGTGGGCGGCCTGGAGTCCCTAG
- a CDS encoding HAD-IA family hydrolase produces MDLSKIDAVLLDMDGTLVESHAAVERAWRTWALEHGVDADAVLAVAHGAPSHTTARHFLPGADDDTIAVAAARQLDLQYDDLADVTAAPGALELLAALTARSLPWAVVTSADVRLAHARLGAAGITPPLLVTIDDIAEGKPAPDGYLHAAAALGVAPTRCLVVEDAPVGVQAGRAAGAHTAGLRGTPADLPLTSLSDLARLI; encoded by the coding sequence GTGGACCTGTCGAAGATCGACGCCGTCCTGCTCGACATGGACGGCACACTGGTCGAATCCCATGCAGCCGTGGAACGCGCCTGGCGCACCTGGGCTCTCGAACACGGCGTGGATGCCGACGCGGTCCTGGCCGTCGCACACGGCGCCCCGTCCCACACCACCGCCCGCCACTTCCTGCCCGGCGCTGACGACGACACCATCGCCGTCGCGGCCGCCCGCCAACTCGACCTCCAGTACGACGACCTCGCCGACGTCACCGCCGCCCCCGGCGCTCTTGAGCTGCTCGCAGCCCTAACCGCCAGATCCCTGCCCTGGGCCGTGGTGACCAGCGCCGACGTACGCCTCGCCCACGCCCGCCTCGGCGCCGCCGGCATCACCCCACCCCTGCTCGTCACGATCGACGACATCGCCGAAGGCAAGCCCGCCCCCGACGGCTACCTGCACGCCGCCGCCGCGCTGGGCGTCGCCCCCACCCGCTGCCTGGTAGTCGAAGACGCCCCAGTAGGCGTCCAGGCCGGCCGAGCCGCCGGTGCCCACACCGCCGGCCTACGAGGCACCCCCGCCGACCTCCCTTTGACCTCCCTCTCCGACCTAGCCCGCCTGATCTAA
- a CDS encoding DUF559 domain-containing protein, which translates to MLRGRAWRRLLPDVYAHRGVAVDHRLWCAAVSLTLPSGAAIGGLSAAYLWGVDLLRPDTPVSVVTPGDRRVNRVSRIAAHFTVIDEADVTSIGDLPVTTPERTAFDLGRRLRRSGALAVLDAMLRAETLDLGSVSELARQRHRWPGIAQLNEILRLADGRAESPMETRLRLVLHDEGVPPGIPQFEVRDHRDELIARVDLAWPAARLAVEYEGDHHRERDQYRRDVSRVNRLRMAGWTVLRFTADDVLRNPQVTAATVVTELSRLR; encoded by the coding sequence ATGCTTCGAGGCCGCGCCTGGCGACGACTGCTTCCCGACGTCTACGCCCACCGTGGAGTGGCCGTCGATCACCGGCTCTGGTGCGCGGCCGTCAGCCTGACCCTCCCGAGCGGTGCAGCGATCGGCGGACTCAGCGCCGCCTACCTCTGGGGAGTCGACCTTCTTCGCCCCGATACGCCGGTATCAGTGGTGACACCCGGGGACCGGCGAGTCAACCGCGTCTCCCGAATCGCCGCACATTTCACCGTCATCGACGAGGCTGACGTCACATCGATAGGTGATCTCCCGGTGACGACACCGGAGCGTACGGCGTTCGACCTGGGCCGTCGTCTCCGGCGGAGCGGTGCGTTGGCTGTGCTGGACGCCATGCTCCGCGCGGAAACGCTGGATCTCGGGTCGGTCAGCGAGTTGGCCCGGCAACGCCATCGGTGGCCGGGCATCGCGCAGCTCAACGAGATCCTTCGCCTGGCGGACGGCCGAGCGGAGTCACCGATGGAGACACGTCTGCGGCTCGTACTTCACGATGAGGGCGTTCCGCCGGGGATACCCCAGTTCGAGGTACGCGATCACCGCGACGAACTCATCGCCCGAGTCGACCTGGCGTGGCCGGCGGCGCGGCTGGCGGTCGAGTACGAGGGGGATCACCACCGCGAGCGTGACCAGTACCGCCGTGACGTCAGCCGGGTCAACAGGTTGCGCATGGCCGGCTGGACAGTGCTGCGTTTCACCGCCGACGACGTGCTCCGCAACCCGCAGGTCACCGCCGCAACCGTCGTGACCGAGCTGTCCCGCCTGCGCTGA
- a CDS encoding DUF3592 domain-containing protein produces MDWRLILCIPILALISLAIWGKALVDVGTAVLYRTNGVETTAVVQRVFYLDRNGGARYDLSFRWDGAPYQASTERVFGDPRRGDLVEIYVDEDEPSDVAMKGWVRDNWGGYLLATSLGSLPALGAFLLARRLWNEPGEQPPILKPRGYPGASRSVRRRLKKKRRR; encoded by the coding sequence GTGGACTGGCGGCTGATTCTCTGTATCCCCATTCTCGCGCTGATCTCGTTGGCGATCTGGGGCAAGGCGCTGGTGGATGTGGGAACTGCCGTGCTCTACCGGACCAACGGGGTCGAGACGACGGCCGTCGTTCAGCGGGTCTTCTACCTGGACCGTAACGGCGGGGCCAGGTATGACCTGTCGTTCCGGTGGGACGGTGCGCCCTATCAGGCGTCGACGGAGCGGGTGTTCGGGGATCCGCGGCGCGGTGACCTGGTCGAGATCTACGTCGACGAGGACGAGCCCAGCGATGTGGCGATGAAGGGCTGGGTCCGGGACAACTGGGGCGGCTATCTGCTCGCAACGAGCCTGGGCAGCCTGCCCGCGCTGGGCGCGTTCCTGCTGGCGCGGCGCCTGTGGAACGAGCCGGGGGAGCAGCCTCCGATTCTGAAGCCGCGCGGTTATCCGGGCGCGTCCCGGTCGGTACGGCGCAGGCTCAAGAAGAAGCGCCGGCGGTGA
- a CDS encoding ABC transporter ATP-binding protein, producing the protein MSDRLLRQALRRQRARLAGGVALLCLHQATEAMVPVAIGVIIDRAVATSDTGALLVSLAGLAALFAVLAFAWRTGARLSFGAAEHEAHWARVRIAERALDPRGHRSGLRNGELLSIAAQDADQSVEAIRAAGMAAAACTALIVSAVALLVVNLPLGIGVLLAVPLVLSGLQRLAPLLTRRADAQQEALAATTALAVDLVSGLRVLRGIGAQHHAAGRYAVASRRALTDTLRAANTKGVHLGLTTAVNGLLLAAITGVAGWLALEGRITVGELVAVVGLAQFIAEPVQTLGWCVQMFATARASARRISRVLDAAPAVRPGEAGTPPPAVERVVLDEVGYGTLGGLDLRVAAGEVVGVLAYDPRDAEALLALLAGTVPREEYRGSVRIDGAPAETLDLAAARGVVLVEKHDVTLFEGTLRTNLAAGAAPDDHGLLAAARVAAAEDVLDGHPDGLDQVLIERGANLSGGQRQRVALARAVAAAPPVLVLHDPTTAVDAVTEALIAERLTAVRRQPPLATLVVTSSPALLRAVSRVVVLDAGRVGAEGTHEHLVATEPRYREVVLR; encoded by the coding sequence TTGAGCGATCGACTCCTGCGGCAAGCGCTGCGCAGGCAACGGGCGCGGCTGGCCGGCGGGGTGGCGCTGCTCTGCCTGCATCAGGCGACCGAGGCGATGGTTCCGGTGGCGATCGGTGTGATCATCGACCGGGCGGTCGCCACCTCGGACACCGGCGCGCTGCTGGTCTCGCTGGCCGGGCTGGCTGCGCTTTTCGCCGTCCTGGCGTTCGCCTGGCGGACAGGGGCGCGGCTCTCGTTCGGCGCGGCCGAGCATGAGGCGCACTGGGCGCGGGTCCGGATCGCTGAGCGGGCCCTCGACCCGCGCGGGCACCGGAGCGGGCTGCGCAACGGCGAGCTGTTGAGCATCGCCGCGCAGGACGCCGACCAGAGTGTGGAGGCGATCCGGGCGGCGGGGATGGCGGCTGCGGCGTGTACCGCGCTGATCGTCTCCGCGGTCGCTCTGCTGGTCGTCAATCTGCCGTTGGGGATCGGGGTGCTGCTCGCCGTACCCCTGGTGTTGTCGGGTCTGCAACGCCTTGCGCCGCTGCTCACCCGCCGCGCTGATGCCCAGCAGGAGGCCCTCGCGGCCACCACCGCCCTGGCGGTGGACCTGGTTTCCGGGCTGCGGGTGCTGCGTGGCATCGGCGCGCAGCACCACGCGGCCGGCCGCTATGCGGTCGCGAGCCGGCGCGCGCTCACCGACACGCTGCGTGCCGCCAACACGAAGGGTGTGCACCTCGGGCTGACCACCGCGGTGAACGGGCTGCTGCTCGCGGCCATCACCGGGGTCGCCGGCTGGCTCGCGCTGGAGGGCCGGATCACCGTGGGTGAGCTGGTCGCGGTGGTCGGGCTGGCGCAGTTCATCGCCGAGCCGGTGCAGACGCTCGGCTGGTGCGTGCAGATGTTCGCGACTGCCCGGGCCTCGGCCCGGCGGATCAGCCGGGTGCTGGATGCGGCGCCGGCGGTGCGGCCGGGCGAGGCGGGCACGCCGCCGCCGGCTGTGGAGCGGGTCGTTCTCGACGAGGTCGGGTACGGCACGCTGGGCGGCCTGGATCTGCGGGTCGCGGCCGGTGAGGTGGTGGGGGTGCTGGCGTACGACCCACGCGACGCCGAAGCCCTGCTGGCGCTGCTCGCCGGAACCGTGCCGCGCGAGGAGTACCGGGGTTCGGTCCGGATCGACGGCGCCCCGGCGGAGACGCTGGACCTGGCCGCCGCCCGCGGCGTGGTGCTGGTCGAGAAGCACGACGTGACCCTCTTCGAGGGCACGTTGCGCACCAACCTGGCCGCCGGCGCCGCCCCGGACGACCACGGTCTGCTGGCCGCCGCCCGGGTGGCCGCCGCCGAGGACGTGCTGGACGGGCATCCGGACGGGCTCGACCAGGTGCTCATCGAGCGCGGCGCGAACCTCTCCGGCGGGCAGCGGCAGCGGGTCGCGCTGGCCCGGGCGGTCGCCGCCGCCCCGCCGGTGCTGGTGCTGCACGACCCGACGACCGCGGTGGACGCGGTCACCGAGGCGCTGATCGCCGAACGGCTCACCGCGGTACGCCGGCAGCCGCCCCTGGCCACGCTGGTGGTGACCAGCAGTCCCGCCCTGCTGCGGGCGGTGAGCCGGGTGGTCGTGCTCGACGCCGGCCGGGTCGGCGCGGAGGGCACGCACGAGCACCTGGTCGCGACCGAACCCCGCTACCGGGAGGTGGTGCTCCGATGA
- a CDS encoding alpha/beta hydrolase has translation MNRRMLVRGALVVPLALVLILTLAWALQRKLIYFPDRAAPPQAAGASSITLRTSDGLRLSAWLIKPPPGTPDRRRAILVAPGNAGNRYGREPLGAALAGLGLTVLLLDYRGYGGNPGSPSEKGLGRDALAAHAYLTSQVGLPILYYGESLGAAVVTALAVQHPPAGLVLRSPFTSLAAAGREHYPFLPVGWLLRDRFPVLSLIARVNAPTAVIYGTADTVVPAAQSAAVAVRAAGLVAEVPIHGADHNDRVFSDGPQLLAAVAAVADSPP, from the coding sequence ATGAACCGGAGGATGCTGGTGCGCGGTGCTCTGGTCGTACCCCTCGCTCTGGTGTTGATCCTGACCCTGGCCTGGGCCCTGCAGCGCAAGCTGATCTACTTCCCGGACCGCGCGGCGCCGCCGCAAGCGGCCGGCGCGAGCAGCATCACCCTGCGCACCTCGGACGGGCTGCGGCTGAGCGCCTGGCTGATCAAACCCCCGCCGGGTACGCCGGACCGGCGCCGCGCCATCCTCGTGGCACCGGGAAATGCCGGCAATCGGTACGGGCGTGAGCCGCTCGGCGCCGCGCTCGCCGGCCTCGGGCTGACCGTGCTGCTGCTCGACTACCGCGGCTACGGCGGCAACCCGGGATCGCCCAGCGAAAAAGGCCTCGGGCGGGACGCGCTCGCGGCGCACGCCTATCTGACGTCGCAGGTGGGGCTGCCGATCCTCTACTACGGCGAGAGCCTGGGCGCCGCGGTCGTGACCGCCCTGGCAGTGCAGCATCCGCCGGCCGGGCTGGTGCTGCGCTCGCCGTTCACGTCGCTCGCCGCAGCCGGGCGCGAGCATTATCCGTTCCTGCCGGTCGGGTGGCTGCTGCGCGACCGCTTCCCGGTGTTGTCACTGATCGCCCGGGTGAACGCCCCGACAGCCGTCATCTACGGCACCGCCGACACCGTCGTCCCGGCCGCCCAGAGCGCAGCGGTCGCAGTCCGCGCCGCCGGCCTGGTCGCCGAGGTGCCGATCCACGGCGCCGACCACAACGACCGCGTCTTCTCGGACGGGCCCCAACTGCTCGCCGCCGTCGCTGCCGTCGCCGACTCCCCACCCTGA